From the genome of Fundulus heteroclitus isolate FHET01 unplaced genomic scaffold, MU-UCD_Fhet_4.1 scaffold_282, whole genome shotgun sequence, one region includes:
- the LOC118559427 gene encoding GTPase IMAP family member 9-like translates to MARSNETKIVLLGKTGVGKSSLGNAILGDSLFEEKLSPTSVTNKCNAGSKYINGEHVTVIDTPGIFDNTLKEEDLKAEMIKCIKHCAPAIRAFLIVLRVVDRYTDQEKEIIHKIKQYFSEESLKHAVVVFTHGDQLLEGQTIDEFVKKSKDLTELVGMCGGKCHVVDSKYWKDQQDGNRSNNLEVEKLLKTIETMKHNKGVYTNKLLQLVGKEKGKWPVGQILKITAGITVGALLGMLAGATVLVTPFCFVTGAAIGAVAGGALGGTVAYNTRSIIEVIRILT, encoded by the exons gatcaaatgaaacaaagATTGTCCTACTGGGAAAAACTGGCGTTGGGAAGAGCAGCCTTGGCAACGCCATACTGGGAGACAGTCTGTTTGAAGAAAAATTATCTCCAACATCTGTTACAAACAAGTGCAACGCAGGATCTAAATATATCAACGGAGAACATGTCACAGTTATTGACACTCCTGGCATCTTTGACAACACATTGAAGGAAGAGGATCTGAAGGCTGAGATGATAAAGTGTATCAAACACTGTGCCCCCGCGATTCGTGCATTTCTCATTGTGCTGAGAGTGGTGGACCGATACACAGACCAGGAGAAGGAAATCATTCATAAGATCAAGCAATATTTCTCAGAGGAAAGCCTGAAACATGCTGTGGTTGTGTTTACACATGGTGACCAGCTCCTAGAAGGGCAGACCATTGAtgaatttgttaaaaagagTAAAGATCTGACAGAGCTGGTGGGGATGTGTGGTGGCAAGTGCCACGTTGTTGATAGCAAGTACTGGAAAGACCAGCAGGATGGAAACAGGAGCAACAATCTTGAAGTGGAGAAGCTTCTCAAAACaattgaaacaatgaaacacaatAAGGGCGTCTACACTAACAAGTTACTTCAGTTAGTAGggaaagagaaaggaaaatggcCAGTGGGGcagattttaaaaatcacaGCTGGAATCACAGTTGGAGCATTGCTGGGAATGTTAGCTGGTGCCACGGTGTTAGTTACACCCTTTTGTTTTGTCACCGGGGCAGCCATTGGAGCAGTGGCTGGAGGTGCATTGGGGGGGACTGTAGCTTACAACACCAGATCAATAATAGAAG TGATCCGGATCCTGACCTGA